Proteins from a single region of Bdellovibrio bacteriovorus HD100:
- a CDS encoding lipocalin family protein — protein MKHLLLSVLLFSSTSFAFAQDLPVVDQVDIPRYMGKWHEIASIPQSFQKQCVSNTTAEYELLTDTNEVKVLNSCQTEKGDRSQSEGRAKVTDPTTNAKLKVTFVKIGDRWIYIFGGKYWIIRLDENYQFAIVGHPSRDYGWILSRTPDLPAATLKDLTSFLQEKGYDPCKFLTTPQDGGLTEKKPLCQL, from the coding sequence ATGAAGCACCTGCTGCTGTCCGTTTTGCTATTCTCTTCTACGAGCTTCGCCTTTGCGCAGGATCTGCCTGTTGTAGACCAGGTGGACATCCCCCGCTATATGGGAAAGTGGCACGAGATCGCCTCGATCCCCCAGTCTTTTCAAAAACAGTGTGTCAGCAACACCACGGCCGAATATGAATTACTGACCGACACCAACGAAGTGAAAGTTTTGAATTCATGTCAGACTGAAAAAGGTGATCGCAGCCAGTCCGAGGGCCGCGCGAAAGTGACCGACCCCACGACGAACGCAAAACTGAAAGTCACCTTCGTGAAAATTGGAGATCGCTGGATTTATATTTTCGGAGGGAAGTACTGGATCATTCGTCTGGATGAAAACTATCAATTCGCTATCGTGGGCCACCCTAGCCGCGACTATGGCTGGATTTTGTCCCGCACTCCGGATCTGCCGGCGGCGACTTTGAAGGACCTGACAAGCTTCCTTCAGGAAAAAGGCTATGATCCGTGCAAGTTCCTAACAACCCCGCAGGACGGCGGCCTTACCGAGAAAAAGCCTCTGTGCCAACTGTAG